One genomic window of Quercus robur chromosome 6, dhQueRobu3.1, whole genome shotgun sequence includes the following:
- the LOC126689079 gene encoding acyl transferase 4-like: MTFSVIRSSRSLVRPSEKTPEGTLLDLSIIDRLPVLRCNTRTLHVFRHGPEAARVIREALSKALVPYYPLAGKLKESNQGQLQIECSGEGVWFVEAFADCTLYGVNYLDDDIVSIPYDELLPDHIPENEGIDPLVQFQVTQFACGGFVIGLKFCHSICDGLGAAQFLNAIGEVARGAEHLSTAPVWQRDFFPPPPEQAKVTPLPNLPPPMPNYTLNHANVDITLDHINQLKQEFRQSTGHTCSSFEVVAAKFWSRRTQAINFKQDTELKLVFFANCRQLLNPPLPKGFYGNCFFPVTITASSESLTQASISDVVKLIQEARAKLPTEFDKYMKGESIKDGEDPMAPPLAYTTLFISEWGRLGFNQVDYGWGPPVHIVPIQGSISAPVGIMGSLPLPMKGARLMTWCVEEAHRQPFLNQMTT; this comes from the exons ATGACTTTCTCTGTAATCAGATCAAGCAGAAGCCTAGTTAGGCCATCTGAAAAGACACCAGAAGGCACACTACTTGATCTATCAATCATTGATAGACTACCAGTTCTAAGATGCAATACTCGAACGTTACACGTGTTTAGGCATGGCCCTGAGGCAGCACGAGTTATAAGAGAAGCTTTGTCCAAGGCTTTGGTTCCTTACTACCCTCTTGCTGGAAAGTTGAAAGAGTCAAACCAAGGTCAGCTCCAAATTGAATGCTCTGGAGAAGGAGTGTGGTTTGTTGAGGCGTTTGCTGATTGTACCCTTTATGGAGTCAATTACTTGGACGATGATATTGTATCCATCCCATATGATGAGCTTCTACCTGATCATATCCCAGAGAATGAAGGCATAGACCCACTTGTGCAATTTCAG GTAACACAATTTGCATGTGGTGGTTTCGTGATAGGCCTCAAATTCTGCCATAGCATATGTGATGGCCTAGGGGCTGCACAATTTCTAAATGCGATTGGCGAGGTGGCTAGAGGTGCTGAGCATCTAAGCACTGCACCAGTGTGGCAAAGGGATTTTTTTCCACCACCACCTGAACAAGCAAAGGTCACTCCATTACCAAACCTACCACCACCAATGCCCAACTATACACTCAACCATGCAAATGTAGACATAACGCTAGATCACATCAACCAGCTCAAGCAAGAATTTCGTCAATCAACTGGACACACTTGCTCTTCTTTCGAAGTTGTAGCTGCCAAATTTTGGAGCCGtcgaacacaagctataaacttTAAGCAAGATACTGAACTGAAGCTTGTGTTCTTTGCAAATTGCCGCCAGCTCTTGAACCCTCCCTTGCCAAAAGGTTTCTATGGCAACTGCTTCTTCCCAGTGACAATCACAGCTTCAAGTGAGTCACTCACACAGGCATCAATTTCTGATGTTGTGAAGCTGATCCAAGAAGCAAGGGCTAAGCTCCCAACTGAGTTTGACAAGTACATGAAGGGTGAGTCTATCAAAGATGGTGAAGACCCAATGGCACCACCACTTGCTTACACCACACTATTCATATCAGAGTGGGGCAGACTGGGATTCAACCAAGTAGACTACGGGTGGGGCCCGCCAGTCCACATTGTTCCAATCCAAGGCTCAATCAGCGCACCAGTTGGTATTATGGGGTCCTTGCCTTTGCCAATGAAAGGTGCTCGATTGATGACATGGTGTGTGGAGGAGGCTCATCGCCAACCTTTCCTCAATCAGATGACGACTTGA